One window from the genome of Oreochromis niloticus isolate F11D_XX linkage group LG20, O_niloticus_UMD_NMBU, whole genome shotgun sequence encodes:
- the wdr46 gene encoding WD repeat-containing protein 46, protein MASPGEAAVDETHVGKKKKPPARYWQELQEEERKDENKVKNDAEQSKEAQQQEEDETQKAKKRKQDQSPSDGEKVKPGKSDPFPGPAPIPEDRLQKFKRKDKLKKPHRKQHKLRDIIARSEDASEMAQKQAARFDLLLPEEAGFLEGDEDEDTCMISQEDIAEAVDITSGAKYFNLKLSQFGPYRLDYSKTGRHLLLGGRRGHVACIDWTSKQLMCEINVMESVNDVKWLHSEAMYAVAQKKWLYIYDSNGIELHCIRKFNDVLRMQFLPYHFLLATASATSFLQYLDVSVGKEVAAICTKTGRLDVMCQNPHNAIIHLGHANGTVTLWSPNQKEALVKMLCHQGGVRSVAVDKTGTYMVTSGMDKKLKVYDIRAFKPLKSYFLPAGAACLSLSQRGLLSAATGDVVQVYKDVCSMPVTKPYMAHRLRGTVWGLHFCPFEDVLGVGHGDGFTSMLVPGAGEPNFDGLDANPYRSAKQRQEWEVKALMEKIQPDLISLDPTELAQVDQATWEQRHQDRVEVLGFDPLAKEKFVPKYKKKGRSSAGAIERRKKQVAHEEQRDVIRKSVEDKVKMEKERKERERKKAALSTQKSALDRFKK, encoded by the exons ATGGCGTCACCCGGCGAGGCAGCGGTGGATGAGACACACGTGGGTAAAAAGAAGAAG CCGCCTGCTCGGTACTGGCAGGAGCTCCAGGAGGAGGAACGGAAGGatgaaaacaaagttaaaaacgACGCAGAACAGAGCAAAGAGgctcagcagcaggaggaggacgAGACACAGAAGGCAAAGAAGCGAAAACAAGACCAGAGTCCAAGTGATGGAGAGAAAGTCAAGCCAGGG AAATCTGACCCATTCCCAGGCCCTGCTCCTATTCCAGAAGACAGATTGCAAAAATTCAAGAGGAAAGATAAACTTAAAAAG CCTCACCGTAAGCAGCACAAGCTGAGAGATATCATAGCTCGCTCAGAAGATGCTTCAGAAATGGCCCAGAAACAAGCAGCCCGGTTTGACCTTCTCCTCCCGGAGGAGGCAGG GTTTTTAGAAGGAGATGAAGATGAGGACACATGTATGATCTCACAGGAGGATATTGCGGAGGCTGTGGACATAACATCTGGAGCAAAG tATTTTAATCTGAAACTGTCTCAGTTTGGACCGTATCGATTGGATTACAGCAAGACTGGACG TCACCTGCTGCTTGGTGGGAGGAGAGGCCATGTTGCTTGTATAGATTGGACGTCCAAACAGCTGATGTGTGAGATAAATGTGATGGAGTCTGTCAATGATGTGAA GTGGCTTCATAGCGAGGCTATGTATGCAGTGGCTCAGAAGAAATGGCTTTATATCTACGACTCTAACGGAATAGAGCTTCACTGCATCCGAAAATTCAATGACGTCCTTCGTATGCAGTTCCTCCCCTATCACTTTTTGCTCGCCACAGCG AGTGCTACCAGTTTCCTGCAGTATTTAGATGTGTCAGTGGGAAAGGAAGTGGCAGCTATCTGCACCAAGACTGGCCGACTTGACGTGATGTGTCAGAACCCTCATAATGCCATCATCCACCTAGGTCATGCCAACGGCACGGTCACCCTCTGGTCACCAAACCAGAAAGAAGCCTTGGTGAAGATGCTCTGTCACCAAGGGGGCGTGCGCTCTGTCGCTGTGGATAAGACGGGCAC aTACATGGTGACATCTGGCATGGATAAGAAGCTGAAGGTGTATGACATTAGAGCCTTCAAGCCTCTAAAGTCATACTTCCTTCCTGCTGGAGCTGCCTGTTTGTCACTGAGCCAGAGGGGACTGCTATCTGCAGCCACGGGGGATGTTGTTCAG GTGTACAAGGACGTATGTAGCATGCCAGTGACTAAACCGTACATGGCTCATAGACTTCGGGGAACAGTGTGGGGGCTGCACTTCTGTCCCTTTGAGGATGTCCTCGGAGTTGGGCACGGAGATGGTTTCACCAGCATGCTCGTACCAG GTGCTGGTGAGCCTaactttgatggtctggatgcaAATCCATACCGAAGTGCGAAGCAGAGGCAGGAATGGGAGGTTAAAGCACTGATGGAGAAGATTCAGCCAGATCTTATCAGCCTTGATCCCACTGAGCTGGCACAAGTTGACCAGGCCACCTGGGAGCAAAGGCATCAAGACAGGGTTGAAGTTCTG ggattTGATCCACTCGCTAAAGAAAAGTTTGTCCCCAAGTATAAGAAAAAAGGTCGTAGTTCTGCAGGAGCCATTGAGAGGCGCAAGAAACAAGTGGCTCATGAGGAGCAGAGG GATGTAATCAGAAAAAGCGTGGAGGACAAAGTGAAGatggaaaaagaaaggaaggagCGAGAGCGGAAGAAGGCGGCGTTATCTACCCAGAAATCAGCTCTGGACAGATTCAAGAAATAG